A stretch of Scheffersomyces stipitis CBS 6054 chromosome 2, complete sequence DNA encodes these proteins:
- a CDS encoding predicted protein (go_funtion catalytic activity~go_process metabolism) has product MSTEVPRGQFLSNPFEIDNIQVIRETKDHFPKPSLISFDVFGTLYEPSPAISHQYHKIASEEFGIIKPVAEIEKEFPVLFKELEELYPNYGRFNDEIQGSDHWWSELIVRLYNIESYKTNKHSAALCNRLLNHFTGPSAYKLYDDVIPTLTKLKNNGINMVISTNSDGRVRDIIHNLGLAQFFPNDNFYLSYDIGAVKPSRQFFDSVSSQFYMNNYHKRLLRKNQGAFLENCWHVGDSHSKDFLGAIRSGWNGVLVDRDQTSEFFSTRTKKPEKEEYAGCGLSGMPGKNKPTDMLMLANNRVVLTRLEQLLEMFNIE; this is encoded by the coding sequence ATGAGCACGGAAGTTCCGCGTGGCCAGTTTCTTTCGAATCCCTTTGAAATAGACAATATACAAGTTATAAGAGAAACCAAAGACCATTTTCCTAAACCGTCGTTGATCTCATTTGACGTATTTGGCACCCTTTATGAACCTAGCCCTGCTATTTCACATCAGTATCACAAAATCGCTTCTGAAGAGTTTGGAATCATCAAGCCTGTAGCAGAAATCGAAAAAGAGTTTCCTGTTTTgttcaaagaattggagGAGTTGTATCCCAACTACGGTAGATTCAATGATGAAATCCAGGGTTCAGACCATTGGTGGCTGGAACTTATTGTGAGACTATACAATATTGAAAGCTACAAGACCAACAAGCATTCAGCGGCATTATGTAACCGTCTCTTGAACCACTTTACTGGACCTCTGGCTTACAAGTTGTATGACGATGTAATTCCTACActcaccaagttgaagaataaCGGTATCAATATGGTAATCTCAACTAATTCTGATGGAAGAGTACGGGATATTATCCATAATCTAGGTCTAGCACAATTCTTCCCCAACGACAACTTTTACCTTTCCTACGATATTGGAGCTGTTAAGCCTTCCAGACAGTTCTTTGACAGTGTGTCTCTGCAATTCTACATGAACAATTATCATAAAAGGCTTCTTCGCAAAAATCAGGGTGCTTTCTTAGAGAATTGCTGGCATGTGGGCGACAGCCATCTGAAGGATTTCCTTGGTGCCATAAGATCAGGCTGGAATGGTGTGCTTGTAGATCGAGATCAGACTAGCGAATTTTTTAGTACCAGAACGAAGAAACCAGAGAAGGAAGAGTATGCTGGTTGTGGGCTTTCGGGGATGCCTGGCAAAAACAAGCCGACTGATATGTTGATGCTAGCAAATAACAGAGTGGTACTTACACGTTTGGAACAGTTGTTGGAGATGTTCAACATTGAGTAG